The Martelella endophytica genome contains the following window.
AATCGACTGGCGAGAGGGCCGCGCGGAACTTGCGCAATGGCATGCCGGTTTTGAAACCCGTCCCGCCATGCAGGCCACGCGCCCTGCCGCCTGACACCATCCTTCAGAAAGACCCCGAACATGGCTCATTACCGTCACCGCCCTTTCAACACCAAGGAAACCTATCCCGAGCAGAACCTCGACAACGACCTCGCCCAGGCCGTCGTTGCCGAAGGTGGCAAGACGATCTTTCTGCGTGGCCAGTGCCCGCAGGATCTCGACACCGCGATCAACATCACCTCCAGCGATCCGGTCGAGCAGACCCACAAGGTGATGAGCAATATCCGCCAGCTCGTCGAGGAATGTGGCGGCGACATGGGTCATGTGACCAAGCTGGTCGTCTACCTCACCGATGTGCGCCATCGCGAGGCCGTCTATCGCACCATGGGTGAATATATCCGCGGCGTGCACCCCGTCTGCACCGGCCTTGTCGTCGTGGCGCTGGCCCGTCCCGAATGGCTGGTGGAAATCGACGCCACGGCCGTGATCCCCGAATAGACGGGGCAAAACGAGCATCCAGAAGCAGGGCCAGGCCCGCAGGAGACAGCATGACCTTTTCGATTATCGGCCACTGCCCGGAAACCGGCATGTTCGGCATGGCGATCTCTTCCTCCTCGCCGGCCGTCGCCGCCCGTTGCGCCTTTGCCCGCGCGGGCGTCGGCGTCGTCTCGACGCAGAATGTCACCGACCCCCGGCTCGGGCCCCATGCGCTTGACCTGATGGCGCGCGGCGCAAGTGCCGCCGAGGCGGTGGCGATCCTCGCCCGCAGCGGCGGCAAGCATATGGCCTGGCGGCAGGTTCTCGCGCTTGGCCGCTCCGGCGAAAGCTCGATCCATTCGGGAACCAATGTTCTCGGCATGTGGTCCGAGGCGCAAGGGCGCGACACGGCGGCCGCGGGCAATCTTCTCGCCGATGCCGGCGTTCCCGAGGTGATGGTGCAGCATTTCCAGTCGAGCACGGGTCATCTCGGCGCGCGTCTTGTCGGCGCGCTCCGCGCCGGACTTGATGCCGGCGGCGAGGCCGGTCCGGTCCATTCCGCGGGCCTGCTTGTCGTCGACAAGGAAAGCTGGCCGCTGGCCGAACTGCGCATCGACTGGACGGAAGACTGCCCGATCGCAGCCCTTGAGGCCGCATGGGAGGTCTATGCGCCGCAGATGCAGGATTATGTGACCCGTGCCCTCAACCCCGAGGCCGCGCCCTCATACGGCGTCCCCGGCGACGAGTGACTGGCTTTTTCCGGGACGAGTGGCTAGCGTTTCCTGTGGTTTCCCGCAGCGATCATGAAAGGCCAGAAAGACCATGCCCCTCAGGTTCACGCTTCGTCAGCTGGAATATTTCATCGCCGTGGGCGAGGCCGGCAGCATCGCGCTGGCCTCGGAAAAGGTGAATGTGACCGCGCCCTCCATGTCCTCTGCCATCGCGCAGCTGGAAGCGGGCTTCGGCGTGCAGCTCTTCACCCGACGTCATGCGCAGGGCTCGGTGCTGACACCGACCGGCGAGCGCTTTATCGAACAGGCCCGCGCCATCCTTGCCGAGGCGGAAAAGCTCAACGATATGGCCAATGTCTATACCGACAGTGTTCGCGGCTCGCTGA
Protein-coding sequences here:
- a CDS encoding RidA family protein codes for the protein MAHYRHRPFNTKETYPEQNLDNDLAQAVVAEGGKTIFLRGQCPQDLDTAINITSSDPVEQTHKVMSNIRQLVEECGGDMGHVTKLVVYLTDVRHREAVYRTMGEYIRGVHPVCTGLVVVALARPEWLVEIDATAVIPE
- a CDS encoding DUF1028 domain-containing protein, with the translated sequence MTFSIIGHCPETGMFGMAISSSSPAVAARCAFARAGVGVVSTQNVTDPRLGPHALDLMARGASAAEAVAILARSGGKHMAWRQVLALGRSGESSIHSGTNVLGMWSEAQGRDTAAAGNLLADAGVPEVMVQHFQSSTGHLGARLVGALRAGLDAGGEAGPVHSAGLLVVDKESWPLAELRIDWTEDCPIAALEAAWEVYAPQMQDYVTRALNPEAAPSYGVPGDE